The Lujinxingia vulgaris genome includes a region encoding these proteins:
- a CDS encoding KH domain-containing protein gives MSNHTAEDALKSYEELVRFLAGSLLDDDVEFEVRTHAHRDQLLVELAVEEAHRGRVIGRGGRIARAMRTLVDAAAVPNHLPVVIDIVD, from the coding sequence ATGAGCAACCACACCGCCGAAGATGCCCTGAAGAGCTATGAAGAGTTGGTGCGATTTCTGGCCGGCTCGCTCCTGGATGATGACGTTGAGTTTGAGGTGCGCACGCACGCCCACCGCGACCAGCTGCTTGTTGAGCTGGCCGTTGAAGAGGCGCATCGCGGGCGCGTGATCGGCCGCGGCGGACGCATCGCCCGGGCGATGCGCACCCTGGTCGACGCCGCCGCCGTCCCCAACCACCTGCCGGTGGTCATCGACATCGTCGACTGA